A region from the Parabacteroides sp. FAFU027 genome encodes:
- the pheT gene encoding phenylalanine--tRNA ligase subunit beta — protein sequence MNISYNWLKEYLNFDLQPEEVAAALTSIGLETGGIEEFQTIKGGLEGLVIGHVLTCEDHPNSDHLHITTVDLGNGEPQQIVCGAANVAAGQKVVVATLGAKLYDGDDVFTIKKSKIRGIESNGMICAEDEIGVGTSHHGIIELPQDAVVGTLAKDYYNVKSDFILEVDITPNRVDAASHYGVARDLAAYLTQQGQQIKLEKPSIDSFKTVADSDAVKVTVENQAACPRYSGVTIKGVTVKESPEWLQNRLKSIGLRPINNVVDVTNYVLHEMGHPLHAFDKNQIKGNQVIVKTTPEGSKFVTLDELERKMSENDLMICNAEEGMCIAGVFGGLKSGVTEATTDIFLESAYFNPMWVRKTARRHGLNTDSSFRFERGADPNNTVYVLKRAATLIQELAGGTIAGDVVDIYPEPIENCKVELTYAKVNSLIGKEIPKETVKNILKSLEKEIVAEYETTLIVSIPTYRVDVQRDVDVIEDILRIYGYNNVEIGQQVNATLSYKTDTDKSNRLQNLAAEQLIGSGFNEILNNSLTKSAYYNDLVSFPGANCVMLLNPLSNDLNAMRQTLLFGGLESVAYNRNRRNNDLSLFEFGNCYRFEAEKQKEGESLSPYSEDQHLGLWLCGSKVSNSWAHGDEETSVYLLKAYVENIFTRLGVNSNRYSTLQVSDDIFAAALTYSTKGGKQLAIAGIVNRSLTKQFDIDTPVFYADVNWNVLMREIRNQKVTFSEISKFPAVKRDLALLLDKAVTFAEIEKIAFESERKLLKKVELFDVYEGKNLEAGKKSYAVSFHIQDETKTLTDKQIESIMGKIQNNLEQKLNAKLR from the coding sequence ATGAATATTTCATACAACTGGCTGAAAGAATACTTAAACTTTGACCTGCAACCCGAAGAAGTTGCGGCAGCGCTCACCTCTATCGGTCTCGAAACCGGAGGTATTGAAGAATTTCAGACCATCAAAGGTGGATTGGAAGGATTGGTAATCGGACATGTATTGACATGCGAAGATCATCCCAACTCCGATCATCTGCATATCACCACCGTCGATCTCGGAAACGGCGAACCACAGCAAATCGTGTGTGGAGCAGCTAACGTTGCAGCCGGACAAAAAGTGGTAGTTGCCACATTAGGTGCAAAACTTTACGACGGTGACGATGTATTTACCATCAAGAAATCAAAAATCCGTGGCATTGAGTCAAACGGAATGATCTGTGCCGAAGATGAAATCGGTGTTGGTACCAGCCATCATGGCATCATCGAATTGCCACAGGACGCGGTAGTAGGTACATTGGCCAAAGACTATTACAATGTAAAATCGGACTTCATCCTTGAAGTCGATATCACTCCAAACCGCGTGGATGCGGCTTCACATTACGGTGTGGCACGCGACCTGGCGGCATATCTGACCCAGCAGGGACAACAAATTAAACTGGAAAAACCGTCAATCGACAGCTTTAAAACAGTTGCCGACAGCGATGCGGTAAAAGTGACTGTGGAAAATCAGGCTGCTTGTCCCCGCTATTCTGGCGTTACCATCAAGGGAGTTACTGTGAAGGAGAGTCCGGAGTGGTTGCAAAACCGACTGAAATCCATCGGCCTTCGCCCTATCAATAATGTAGTGGACGTAACCAACTACGTCCTTCACGAAATGGGTCATCCGCTTCATGCATTTGACAAAAACCAGATCAAAGGCAACCAGGTCATCGTAAAAACCACACCGGAAGGCAGCAAATTCGTTACACTCGATGAGTTGGAGCGCAAGATGTCGGAAAACGACCTCATGATCTGCAACGCTGAAGAGGGAATGTGTATCGCAGGTGTGTTCGGCGGACTGAAATCAGGCGTAACCGAAGCAACTACCGATATATTCCTTGAAAGTGCATACTTCAACCCGATGTGGGTGCGCAAGACTGCCCGTCGTCACGGATTGAATACCGACTCATCTTTCCGCTTCGAGCGTGGTGCAGACCCTAACAATACCGTATATGTATTGAAGCGTGCGGCAACGCTCATCCAGGAGCTGGCCGGAGGAACCATCGCTGGTGATGTGGTGGACATTTACCCTGAACCGATCGAGAACTGCAAGGTAGAATTGACCTATGCCAAAGTCAACAGCCTGATTGGCAAAGAAATTCCGAAGGAGACCGTAAAAAATATCCTGAAAAGCCTCGAAAAAGAGATCGTGGCCGAATACGAAACTACATTGATCGTAAGCATTCCTACCTATCGTGTGGATGTACAGCGTGATGTGGACGTGATCGAAGACATTCTCCGCATCTATGGTTATAATAATGTAGAAATCGGTCAACAGGTAAATGCTACACTCTCTTATAAAACCGACACCGACAAGAGCAACCGTCTCCAAAACCTGGCTGCGGAGCAATTGATTGGATCAGGCTTCAACGAAATCCTCAACAACTCGCTGACAAAATCGGCATACTACAATGATCTGGTTTCGTTCCCGGGTGCAAACTGCGTGATGCTGCTCAATCCATTGAGTAACGACCTCAACGCAATGCGTCAAACCTTGTTGTTTGGTGGACTCGAAAGCGTTGCATACAACCGTAACCGCAGAAACAACGACCTTTCCCTGTTCGAATTCGGTAACTGCTACCGTTTCGAAGCTGAGAAACAAAAAGAGGGTGAATCACTCTCTCCGTACAGCGAAGACCAACACCTCGGATTGTGGTTGTGCGGCAGCAAAGTCAGCAACAGTTGGGCGCACGGTGACGAAGAAACTTCTGTTTACCTGCTGAAAGCCTATGTAGAAAACATCTTCACCCGCTTAGGAGTAAACAGCAACCGCTATTCGACCTTGCAAGTGAGCGATGATATCTTTGCAGCGGCCCTCACCTACTCAACCAAAGGTGGAAAACAACTGGCTATCGCCGGTATCGTAAACCGCAGCCTGACCAAGCAGTTCGACATCGACACACCGGTGTTCTACGCTGACGTCAACTGGAACGTACTGATGCGCGAGATCCGCAACCAGAAAGTAACCTTCAGTGAGATCTCAAAATTCCCGGCAGTGAAACGCGACCTTGCCCTGTTGCTTGACAAAGCGGTTACATTCGCCGAAATCGAAAAGATCGCATTCGAAAGCGAGCGTAAACTGTTGAAGAAAGTGGAGCTATTCGATGTGTATGAAGGCAAAAACCTCGAAGCAGGCAAGAAATCATACGCGGTCAGCTTCCACATCCAGGACGAAACCAAAACCCTGACCGATAAACAAATCGAGTCTATCATGGGTAAAATCCAGAATAACCTGGAACAAAAACTCAACGCGAAATTAAGATAA
- a CDS encoding YebC/PmpR family DNA-binding transcriptional regulator — translation MGRAFEYRKARKMKRWGNMARTFTKLGKEISICVKGGGPDPDSNPRLRALLQNAKAANMPKETIERAIKKATSKDEADYKEMVYEGYGPFGIAVVVETATDNTTRTVGNVRSYFNHCGGSLGTTGSLTFLFDRKCVFKVTKKDGIELEDLELELIDFGADELVEEENEITIYGEFESFNAIQKYFEENGFEIISAEFERIPNDTKELTPEQRKQINKLIDKLEDDEDVQNVFHNMAESEEDEDEE, via the coding sequence ATGGGAAGAGCGTTTGAATACCGCAAAGCAAGAAAAATGAAACGTTGGGGCAACATGGCCCGCACGTTTACCAAACTGGGAAAAGAAATTTCGATCTGTGTAAAAGGCGGAGGTCCGGATCCGGATTCCAACCCACGCCTGCGTGCGCTTTTGCAGAATGCCAAAGCAGCCAACATGCCTAAAGAAACCATTGAACGCGCCATCAAAAAAGCGACATCGAAAGACGAAGCTGATTACAAAGAGATGGTATATGAAGGATACGGCCCCTTCGGTATCGCCGTGGTAGTGGAAACAGCTACCGACAATACCACCCGTACCGTTGGTAACGTGCGCAGCTACTTCAATCACTGCGGAGGTTCATTGGGTACTACCGGTAGCCTTACCTTCCTGTTCGACCGTAAATGTGTGTTCAAAGTAACCAAGAAAGACGGAATCGAGCTGGAAGACCTCGAACTTGAATTGATCGACTTCGGTGCCGATGAATTGGTGGAAGAAGAAAACGAAATCACCATCTACGGTGAATTCGAGTCTTTCAACGCGATCCAGAAATACTTCGAAGAAAACGGATTTGAGATCATCAGCGCAGAATTCGAGCGTATCCCTAACGATACCAAAGAACTGACTCCTGAGCAACGCAAACAGATCAACAAACTGATCGACAAGCTGGAAGATGATGAAGACGTGCAAAACGTTTTCCACAACATGGCTGAGTCGGAAGAGGACGAAGACGAAGAGTAA
- a CDS encoding 4Fe-4S double cluster binding domain-containing protein: MITSNDIKKYAFDQGADLCGIASIDRFDDFPKGFHPKDVYKETQSVISIVCKIPEMPLYIDTPSPYTAIEEIALTKVSQIAFAITNYIEKKGYSAILIPSVPYDYWDADTLTGKGILSLKHIGYKAGIGRIGKNALLCNEKYGNLIKLGAIITNAVLESDDLIDKEYCNEKCRLCIDSCPVNAIDENYHVSQKKCREYSEIKNKRGVEIYSCKECRKVCPNGSRLRK, encoded by the coding sequence ATGATAACATCGAATGATATAAAAAAATATGCTTTTGATCAAGGAGCAGATTTGTGTGGAATAGCTTCAATAGATAGATTTGATGATTTTCCGAAAGGTTTTCATCCTAAAGATGTATACAAAGAAACACAATCTGTCATATCGATAGTATGTAAAATTCCTGAAATGCCATTGTATATAGATACTCCATCACCATATACAGCGATTGAAGAAATAGCTCTAACAAAAGTAAGTCAAATAGCATTTGCAATTACAAACTATATTGAGAAGAAAGGATATTCAGCAATATTGATACCTTCAGTTCCATATGATTATTGGGATGCAGATACTTTAACTGGAAAGGGAATACTCTCATTAAAACACATAGGATATAAGGCTGGAATCGGAAGAATAGGAAAAAATGCATTGTTATGTAATGAAAAGTATGGTAATTTGATAAAACTTGGAGCCATAATAACCAATGCTGTTTTAGAATCTGATGACTTAATCGATAAAGAGTATTGTAATGAAAAGTGTAGATTGTGTATCGATAGTTGTCCGGTAAATGCAATAGATGAAAATTATCATGTATCACAAAAGAAATGTCGAGAGTATTCAGAAATTAAAAATAAAAGGGGTGTTGAGATTTATTCTTGTAAAGAATGTCGAAAAGTTTGCCCAAATGGAAGTAGATTGAGAAAATAA
- a CDS encoding energy transducer TonB codes for MKRKLFIALICYPLVLTAQQTVKVKKSMKNSCRTENYEVLKSDRKIRHGHYQQILNGHILEDGYYKNGLKDSLWQDYNLNGSLISTGMYKEDQQVGNWNFYNAMGLLEQTYDFTNQKLLYYLPEKQGEEQKYNILINNENQEVILDRPPLYIEGTEAVRKKFTFNMKIPFEVYESGKSGKVVIRLSINEKGEVTDYEIKQSFGYGLDEEVLRVVKTLTHWLPAIYQGKEIATKINIPFNFMMSTGTH; via the coding sequence ATGAAAAGAAAATTATTTATTGCGCTCATTTGCTATCCATTAGTTTTAACTGCACAGCAAACAGTAAAAGTGAAAAAGAGTATGAAAAATTCATGCAGAACTGAGAATTATGAAGTTCTTAAATCAGATCGTAAAATTCGACATGGTCATTATCAACAGATATTAAACGGTCATATTTTGGAAGATGGTTATTACAAAAATGGTTTGAAAGATAGTCTTTGGCAAGACTATAATCTCAATGGATCTTTAATCTCAACTGGAATGTACAAGGAAGATCAACAGGTTGGTAACTGGAACTTCTACAATGCAATGGGCTTACTTGAGCAAACATATGATTTCACAAATCAGAAACTATTATATTACCTTCCCGAAAAGCAAGGAGAAGAACAAAAATATAATATTTTGATTAATAACGAAAATCAAGAGGTCATATTGGATAGACCTCCTTTATATATAGAAGGTACCGAAGCAGTAAGAAAGAAATTTACTTTTAACATGAAAATCCCTTTTGAGGTTTATGAATCAGGGAAAAGTGGGAAAGTAGTTATTCGACTTAGCATCAACGAAAAAGGAGAAGTTACCGATTATGAAATCAAACAAAGCTTTGGATATGGCTTAGACGAAGAAGTGCTGCGTGTTGTAAAAACCCTAACACATTGGCTACCTGCCATTTATCAAGGGAAAGAAATCGCGACAAAAATAAACATACCATTTAACTTTATGATGTCCACAGGAACACATTGA
- a CDS encoding DJ-1/PfpI family protein, giving the protein MTKKVLLFLSQGFEAYEASAFTDVVGWSREVGFNAVDLITTGLRPEYTCYWNLIVKPEISFDQIKVEDFDALAIPGGAPVAGFLEDVYDERFQNLIREFDKQNKIIASICVGALPIGKSGVLANRKATTWDLNNGKRRKELADFGVTVLDKRLVIDKNIITSTGPATSLDVAFTLLEMLTNIENVNEVKKNMRFNLD; this is encoded by the coding sequence ATGACTAAAAAGGTACTTTTATTTTTATCGCAAGGATTTGAAGCTTATGAAGCCAGCGCATTTACTGATGTGGTTGGATGGAGTCGTGAAGTCGGATTTAATGCTGTAGACTTAATTACAACAGGATTACGACCAGAATATACATGCTATTGGAATTTAATAGTAAAACCAGAAATATCATTTGACCAAATAAAAGTAGAAGATTTTGACGCACTTGCAATTCCAGGAGGAGCACCTGTTGCGGGATTTTTAGAAGATGTATACGATGAAAGATTCCAAAACTTAATCAGAGAATTTGATAAACAGAACAAAATAATTGCATCAATCTGTGTCGGTGCACTACCAATCGGGAAATCAGGGGTCTTGGCAAATCGAAAAGCAACTACTTGGGACTTGAACAATGGTAAACGACGAAAAGAATTAGCAGATTTTGGAGTAACTGTATTAGACAAACGACTTGTAATTGATAAAAATATTATCACATCAACAGGTCCTGCTACATCACTAGATGTTGCATTTACTTTGCTTGAAATGTTGACGAATATTGAAAATGTCAATGAGGTTAAAAAGAACATGCGATTTAATCTGGATTAA
- a CDS encoding GNAT family N-acetyltransferase — translation MIRIREAVEKDSVIIYDCICGLAEHVNQLDMVSATEQDIKESIFSSDSHVKVFVAENEENKICGFALILKTFSTFKAKTNYYIEDLFVFPEYRNLGIGKQLFDYIKDYAQVHGANKVEWYVNNANHGAIDFYKKIGAKELDYKSIYYLTV, via the coding sequence ATGATAAGAATTAGAGAAGCGGTAGAAAAAGACTCAGTAATAATTTATGACTGTATTTGTGGACTGGCGGAACATGTTAATCAACTAGACATGGTTTCGGCAACAGAACAAGACATAAAAGAATCAATTTTCAGTTCAGACAGTCATGTTAAAGTGTTTGTAGCCGAGAACGAAGAGAATAAGATTTGTGGCTTTGCGTTGATTTTAAAAACATTTTCAACGTTTAAGGCGAAGACGAATTATTACATTGAAGACTTATTCGTTTTTCCTGAGTATAGAAATTTAGGAATTGGGAAACAGCTTTTTGATTACATAAAAGACTATGCGCAAGTTCATGGAGCGAATAAAGTGGAATGGTATGTGAACAACGCAAATCATGGAGCGATTGACTTTTATAAAAAGATTGGGGCTAAAGAACTTGATTATAAGTCGATTTACTACTTGACTGTTTGA
- a CDS encoding REP-associated tyrosine transposase → MSRKYKFRNPEAIYFATFATVNWIDVFTRPLYKDIVVDSLNYCIKEKGLVIYAWVIMSNHVHLVIEQREIPLEDILRDLKRHTSKAITKAIEENPQESRKEWMLWMFERAGKRNSHNSKYQFWQQHNQPIELSTQAFAIDNTIDYIHENPVRAGFVDRPENYPYSSAIDFAGGKGRVNIEPC, encoded by the coding sequence ATGAGTAGAAAATACAAATTCCGAAACCCGGAAGCGATCTATTTTGCCACATTCGCGACTGTAAACTGGATTGATGTTTTCACAAGACCATTATACAAAGATATAGTGGTCGATAGCCTGAATTATTGCATTAAGGAGAAAGGATTAGTGATATATGCATGGGTGATAATGAGTAATCATGTGCATCTGGTCATCGAGCAAAGGGAAATTCCGTTGGAAGATATCCTAAGAGATTTAAAAAGACACACTTCAAAAGCGATAACCAAAGCGATTGAAGAAAATCCACAGGAAAGTCGGAAAGAATGGATGCTTTGGATGTTTGAGCGTGCCGGAAAACGAAATTCTCATAATAGTAAGTATCAATTCTGGCAGCAACATAATCAACCGATAGAGCTTTCAACTCAAGCTTTTGCGATAGATAATACGATTGACTACATACATGAGAATCCGGTAAGAGCTGGTTTTGTGGACAGACCGGAAAACTATCCATACAGTAGCGCAATAGATTTTGCAGGTGGCAAAGGAAGAGTAAATATTGAACCTTGTTAA
- a CDS encoding DUF4304 domain-containing protein, with protein sequence MTPDNLKTDFDEIFKGIIIPFFKDLGFRRKAQHFSRQTNDITQCFTVQKSQWNSYNDSLSFTFNLGFYNEEIRTLSLGRELPTNFPKTTDCFIYDRLGSYSHKCDHWYELSKRVDRTKVAGQVKSDLEKYLKPLFEEYKSLDDLKRYSERNTGFLLSPYGKIVFLMMTDQMERGKQLIKEQHKLALTPQMTTQIINYPDGRKEEKKSKPYINQYYVDHIERLARHYDIEL encoded by the coding sequence ATGACACCTGACAATTTAAAAACTGACTTCGACGAGATTTTTAAGGGAATAATTATTCCTTTCTTCAAAGACCTTGGATTTAGACGAAAAGCACAACATTTTTCACGACAAACGAATGACATAACACAGTGCTTTACTGTTCAGAAAAGTCAATGGAACTCGTATAACGACAGTTTGAGTTTTACGTTTAATTTGGGATTTTACAATGAGGAAATAAGGACACTTTCGTTGGGTAGAGAGTTGCCAACTAACTTTCCTAAAACTACAGACTGTTTTATATATGACAGACTTGGATCTTATTCTCACAAATGTGACCATTGGTATGAACTAAGTAAACGTGTTGACAGAACCAAAGTTGCAGGACAAGTAAAGAGTGATCTTGAGAAATATTTAAAACCATTATTTGAAGAGTATAAATCGCTTGACGACCTCAAAAGATATTCGGAAAGAAATACAGGCTTTCTTTTGTCTCCATACGGAAAAATAGTATTTCTAATGATGACAGATCAAATGGAAAGGGGTAAACAACTCATAAAAGAACAACACAAACTTGCTTTGACACCTCAAATGACGACTCAAATTATAAATTATCCAGACGGTCGAAAAGAAGAAAAAAAGTCTAAACCATACATAAATCAATATTATGTTGATCATATAGAAAGACTTGCAAGACATTACGATATTGAACTATGA
- a CDS encoding carboxypeptidase-like regulatory domain-containing protein, with protein sequence MKGRLQAKLNMYLALCDFLKKNPEITAKIPGFTDFMADLDAAILLIQAQINEQNHNPAGKIVNSQVIKESVVDITQENADKIYAYAKISNNATLLAETKFTVSDLRRLSIPELINVSNNLYNHIDEHLEYVGPFFLNSNTQSAFKATINSLFVTIPGNLNANTQTKEYQFIANQGFEAAETAIENMDTVIKIIRTTEPVFYNSYLNARKIKEPAISSLSAQGTVTDVATGKPVIGATLTFRLQGTTDIVLQKESAAKGGFMIKSLDDGIYEVTIEKVGFKTKTIIVTVSWDELCNINVELEKIVQG encoded by the coding sequence ATGAAAGGAAGACTTCAAGCCAAATTAAACATGTATCTGGCATTATGTGATTTTTTGAAAAAGAATCCTGAAATTACAGCTAAAATCCCCGGCTTTACTGATTTTATGGCTGATCTTGATGCGGCAATCCTGTTGATTCAGGCACAAATCAATGAACAGAACCATAATCCTGCCGGAAAAATTGTCAATAGCCAGGTAATTAAGGAATCTGTAGTTGACATTACGCAGGAAAATGCCGATAAGATTTATGCTTATGCTAAAATCAGCAACAACGCCACTTTGCTGGCAGAAACGAAATTTACAGTTTCAGACCTGAGAAGACTTTCCATCCCGGAATTAATCAATGTATCAAATAATCTCTATAATCACATTGATGAGCATCTGGAGTATGTCGGGCCCTTTTTTCTGAATAGTAATACGCAAAGTGCCTTTAAAGCGACAATCAATTCACTGTTTGTCACAATCCCCGGTAATCTGAATGCCAATACTCAAACGAAAGAGTATCAGTTTATCGCCAATCAGGGATTTGAAGCCGCCGAAACCGCCATAGAAAATATGGATACCGTAATAAAAATAATCAGAACCACTGAGCCGGTCTTCTATAATAGCTATCTGAATGCGCGCAAAATTAAAGAACCGGCAATTTCGTCACTCAGCGCACAAGGTACCGTGACGGACGTTGCCACCGGCAAGCCGGTCATCGGCGCAACACTCACTTTCCGCCTTCAAGGTACAACCGACATCGTCCTGCAGAAAGAGAGCGCAGCCAAAGGCGGCTTTATGATCAAATCACTTGATGATGGCATCTATGAAGTCACCATTGAGAAGGTGGGCTTCAAAACAAAAACAATCATCGTCACCGTAAGCTGGGACGAATTGTGCAATATTAATGTGGAATTGGAAAAGATAGTGCAGGGGTAA
- a CDS encoding transglycosylase domain-containing protein has protein sequence MTTKQKRFIRFFWISFTLFILSIVTIFSLIAFGKIGYMPPIAELENPKNKFASEVYSSDMQVLGRFYQSKENRVFVTYKQLSKHLVEALIATEDARFENHSGVDIWALLRSFVKRGIFMQKSAGGGSTITQQLAKQLYSPTAEDIFQRMLQKPIEWVIAVQLERFYTKEEIVNMYFNKFDFLNNAVGIQSAALVYFGKSPDQLSIEESATLVGMCKNPAMFNPLRFNERTRDRRNVVLDQMRKSDYITAEQCDSLQKLPLVVHYNKADHKEGPAPYFREFLRKIMMARKPERSEYGEDQQQKYSEDSLSWETNPLYGWCNKNKKADGSHYNLYVDGLKIYTTVDSRMQQYAEQAVTEHIGKFLQPKFFAEKRGRDYAPFSNKISPEEREMIMQRAIKQTDRYRIMKKAGASDSEIHRVFNTPVPMQVFTWSGMKDTVMTPMDSIRYHKYFIRSGFMAMDPRTGYVKAYVGGIDFKQFQYDMVTNGRRQVGSTIKPYLYTLAMEEGFTPCNQMMHVAQRLFTEDGKVWVPRNANKKCIGQMVTLKWGLANSDNWVSAYLMSKLSPYAFVRLLRSFGIKSKLDPVVSLCLGPCEVTVEEMVSAYTAFANKGVRAEPIYVTRIEDSYGNVLANFTPKMSEVFSEETGYKMLTMMKGVINEGTGVRLRYKYGITAPMAGKTGTTNQNSDGWFMGVTPRLVAGMWVGCEDRAIHFDMTADGQGANMALPIYANFIKKVYADPRLGYTQTEDFPPSPKYTDPCAESSFIQNYQTEPAEESIDESFQ, from the coding sequence ATGACGACCAAACAAAAACGCTTTATCCGCTTCTTTTGGATTTCATTTACCTTGTTTATTCTATCCATCGTTACCATATTTTCCCTGATCGCTTTTGGTAAAATCGGTTACATGCCACCCATCGCCGAGTTGGAGAACCCGAAGAACAAATTCGCGTCCGAAGTCTATTCTTCCGACATGCAGGTGCTCGGGCGATTCTACCAAAGCAAAGAGAACCGTGTATTTGTCACCTACAAACAGCTCTCCAAGCATTTGGTAGAAGCGCTGATCGCCACAGAGGACGCCCGTTTTGAAAACCATTCTGGTGTGGACATCTGGGCATTGCTCCGTTCGTTTGTGAAACGCGGCATATTCATGCAGAAAAGCGCCGGTGGTGGTAGTACCATTACCCAACAGCTTGCCAAACAGCTCTATTCGCCCACGGCTGAAGACATTTTCCAACGTATGCTGCAAAAACCGATCGAATGGGTAATTGCAGTGCAGTTGGAGCGCTTCTATACTAAGGAAGAGATCGTCAATATGTACTTCAACAAGTTTGACTTCTTAAATAATGCAGTGGGAATACAATCGGCTGCGTTGGTTTATTTTGGAAAATCGCCCGATCAGCTGAGTATCGAGGAGTCAGCTACATTGGTGGGGATGTGTAAAAACCCGGCAATGTTTAATCCGCTACGATTCAACGAAAGAACACGCGATCGCCGCAACGTGGTACTCGACCAGATGCGTAAATCAGACTATATTACAGCCGAGCAATGTGATTCGTTGCAAAAATTACCACTGGTAGTCCATTACAATAAAGCCGACCACAAGGAAGGTCCTGCCCCCTACTTCCGTGAATTCCTGCGTAAAATCATGATGGCCAGGAAACCGGAACGTAGCGAGTACGGTGAAGACCAGCAACAAAAATACAGCGAAGATTCTTTATCGTGGGAAACCAATCCGCTTTACGGTTGGTGTAATAAAAACAAAAAAGCGGACGGCTCACACTACAACCTCTACGTGGATGGATTGAAAATCTACACCACAGTGGATTCCCGTATGCAGCAATATGCCGAACAGGCGGTTACCGAACACATCGGAAAATTCCTGCAACCAAAATTCTTCGCAGAAAAACGCGGAAGAGACTACGCGCCGTTCTCCAATAAAATCAGTCCGGAAGAACGTGAAATGATCATGCAGCGTGCGATAAAGCAAACAGACCGCTATCGCATCATGAAAAAAGCAGGTGCTTCTGACAGTGAGATCCATCGCGTTTTCAATACGCCGGTTCCGATGCAGGTATTTACCTGGAGCGGCATGAAAGATACCGTGATGACGCCAATGGACTCGATCCGTTACCACAAATATTTCATCCGTTCGGGATTTATGGCAATGGATCCGCGCACAGGCTACGTGAAAGCTTACGTGGGAGGCATTGACTTCAAACAATTCCAGTATGACATGGTGACAAATGGTCGCCGTCAGGTCGGATCTACGATTAAACCGTACCTATATACCCTGGCGATGGAGGAAGGATTCACGCCATGTAACCAAATGATGCACGTAGCGCAACGTCTCTTCACGGAAGACGGAAAAGTGTGGGTGCCGCGTAATGCAAACAAGAAGTGCATCGGACAAATGGTGACGCTCAAATGGGGATTGGCAAATTCCGACAACTGGGTTTCGGCTTACCTGATGAGTAAGCTTTCGCCTTACGCATTTGTGCGCCTGCTCCGTTCATTTGGTATCAAGTCCAAGCTCGACCCTGTGGTTTCCCTTTGCCTTGGTCCATGTGAAGTGACCGTGGAGGAGATGGTTTCGGCCTATACCGCATTTGCCAATAAAGGAGTTCGTGCTGAACCGATATACGTTACCCGAATCGAAGACAGTTATGGAAACGTACTGGCCAATTTCACCCCGAAAATGTCGGAAGTATTCAGCGAAGAGACCGGATACAAAATGCTAACCATGATGAAAGGGGTAATCAATGAAGGAACCGGGGTTCGCCTGCGTTACAAATACGGTATTACTGCACCAATGGCCGGTAAAACCGGTACTACCAACCAAAACTCTGACGGTTGGTTCATGGGAGTTACGCCAAGACTGGTTGCGGGTATGTGGGTAGGCTGTGAAGACCGTGCCATCCACTTCGATATGACGGCCGATGGACAGGGGGCCAACATGGCATTGCCAATTTATGCCAACTTTATCAAGAAGGTGTACGCCGATCCCCGATTGGGCTACACCCAAACCGAAGATTTCCCGCCGTCACCGAAATATACCGACCCTTGTGCGGAGTCTTCATTTATCCAAAACTATCAAACAGAGCCGGCAGAAGAGAGCATCGACGAATCATTTCAGTAA